ACGGTCGGCTGCTGGCGCGCGAACAGCAGCGCGCACCGCTGTGACAGAGACCCTCGGCTCCGGTGACGTGGTCTGCCAGTCGCCGAACGTCGACCTCGACACCACGGGGCTGACCGCCGGCGGTGCCGTGACGGCGACGGTGACCTGCACCCTCGACCTCGGCGACGCCCTCCTCCTGGGAGTTCCGACACGAACGCTCTCAGCGTCGGCCACCGAGGTCGTCGACACCTGGCGAGC
The Actinoalloteichus fjordicus DNA segment above includes these coding regions:
- a CDS encoding pilus assembly protein TadE, which translates into the protein MLLVFVAVVIHRGVTARLRLDDAAHQAARAASIERSAAGARTAARTAVTETLGSGDVVCQSPNVDLDTTGLTAGGAVTATVTCTLDLGDALLLGVPTRTLSASATEVVDTWRAADTTETTGDRR